Proteins encoded by one window of Triplophysa rosa linkage group LG19, Trosa_1v2, whole genome shotgun sequence:
- the shroom1 gene encoding protein Shroom3, with amino-acid sequence MDSYHFHFERMSNLDLHPLSLPVSRLSPAKSSGSIDQYTHHHSKGDSAYSSFSGGSTVPDYPSPFLLDDLQSNSLHYTDLKYAKAKYSPTFLDSDSKSMDHLYRSMEAIAQQSSAVPTNSLPPPPPPARLDSFETTKNLENSRARQSPEGQLADVSTSQQSRNVELCGVQTEPIYGCGFSQHFQRDQPNQGLVDKTVEPQKPNRLPLQICQPEHVQQSRSGHSETHRKRSYSAYGRPSFEQQCYVSSCHMPQKSTSGSVHHKGPFYFVTGVFTSPESGVTQGDSASIADSSEWSYMVQRRRQSCPDGPSGRLFFQEELKYSNHNDIVEPNSKAINPSYKSKLTSQGVEEVIMSKEIERHHSSSHPIFYCGPEESSVGNMMTPALIEEPKTNEQMTSILRQPQVDVPNEKISKETTPLLYHLTGANRASCTNKLKNKNDCGLGSKIPECDKDKQKAGRDGQISPSSEHQQSAICTEQPPDFPYLCGTLDDSYKKYYKEKLKDAQSKVLRETSFKRRDLQLSWPHRIKQQPDKKLSVVPTSPLSQNMQPSLDKFTHQLHKHQLMEKENVKHEPDLSQEIEKIIEKEKPQNIAQPQVPRVGCRKRLTADQKKLSHSEPEKLHQLADEPTHMTCRSLGNEGEGLLSEGDHGLVAARKKMFETRGRAMSASNFSKSSLKNLQQKALAAYMERKTGQKVAEPQQHVPQVPSHRNSTAGRLFDSGSRYNSSIAGSKKLHRPLSAGRILDSVSSSVKYAQFVNAQPHSHSRQSSWREESTKAGKSSSAENLLDQLEQLEFFRARSTSTPYPLQVPKYSDEFSTIRNEDISSAHSKVEGDTVVYHSHTVSEPDDRRARRIAPRGKSMEELSVSKTSKPEVLSKSSEQLDQLQRKQAVSGKDKRTVSFLAEGTHTEKSKFSSGEHTNNSQAGPERQHLTSSVKHVYPHEDKIQMAPYSDGSTNGDDTVMSVHSTEADEITLETGSKEQNTSCQYVSNQDISLSHGITAVPNLWTSTPEINETSNRPSSETTVVEPQNTLPTPCSEREPTPTFPDIQDVESSQISPVNREQDGNEKEEDGPLVIENKVPEGNGPKQKLEWEVLVQEVVSADQSLACTLYPIANRKTALMLMEQLLSEDTLLMEEHYKKKQEQKVNHPDSTETLAEDKPLKSPSYLNNEAAPTNQKACNTETDVTEIKRKLIAHIEERLTSLQEVRSTIRAEEKDNGKRGDAIKTLVRERCLPAELERYRQFIGDLERVISLLLCLSARLARVQNALSTVDDTMDTEEKQSLDNRHRLLCKQRDDAKDLKDNLDRRERVVSAFLSKQLTDTQLQEYRRFVQTKASLLIRLKDLDEKQRLGEEQIEALLTSIPR; translated from the exons ATGGATTCCTATCATTTCCACTTCGAGAGAATGAGTAATCTTGACCTGCACCCTCTAAGCCTTCCAGTCAGTCGTCTTTCACCAGCAAAGTCCAGTGGCAGTATTGATCAGTACACCCACCACCACAGCAAAGGGGACTCTGCCTATAGCTCATTCTCTGGCGGGTCTACAGTCCCTGATTACCCCTCTCCCTTTCTACTGGATGATCTACAGTCAAACAGCTTGCATTACACTGatttgaaatatgcaaaagcTAAATACAGCCCAACCTTTCTTGATTCGGATTCGAAGAGCATGGACCACCTTTACCGTTCCATGGAAGCCATCGCGCAACAAAGTTCAGCAGTTCCTACAAATTCCTTACCACCCCCACCACCTCCTGCCCGTCTGGACAGCTTTGAAACAACCAAGAACCTTGAAAATTCAAGGGCACGCCAGAGTCCTGAAGGACAGCTTGCTGACGTTTCTACTTCTCAGCAGTCTAGAAATGTGGAGCTCTGTGGTGTCCAGACTGAGCCTATCTATGGTTGTGGGTTTTCACAGCATTTTCAGAGAGATCAACCCAACCAAGGCCTTGTGGATAAGACGGTTGAGCCACAAAAACCGAATCGCCTGCCGCTACAAATCTGTCAGCCAGAGCATGTGCAGCAGTCTAGAAGTGGTCATTCCGAAACTCACCGGAAAAGGTCATATTCAGCTTATGGTCGCCCCTCTTTTGAGCAGCAATGCTATGTCAGCTCCTGCCATATGCCACAGAAATCCACCAGTGGGAGTGTTCACCACAAAGGCCCATTTTATTTCGTTACTGGTGTCTTCACGTCTCCTGAGTCTGGTGTCACGCAAGGGGACAGTGCAAGCATAGCAGACTCCAGTGAATGGTCATATATGGTTCAGCGTAGAAGACAAAGTTGTCCAGATGGTCCGAGTGGAAGACTGTTTTTCCAAGAAGAACTCAAATATAGCAATCATAATGACATTGTGGAGCCTAATAGCAAGGCAATTAATCCATCCTATAAGTCTAAACTGACCTCCCAAGGTGTGGAGGAGGTCATCATGAGCAAAGAAATTGAAAGACATCACTCCTCTAGCCATCCTATCTTCTACTGTGGTCCAGAAGAGAGTTCAGTTGGTAATATGATGACTCCTGCTTTGATTGAAGAACCCAAGACAAATGAACAGATGACAAGTATTTTGAGACAGCCCCAAGTGGATGTTCCAAATGAGAAGATCAGCAAGGAGACCACTCCACTTTTATATCACCTTACAGGAGCCAACAGGGCATCATGTACCAACAagctcaaaaacaaaaatgactgtGGGTTGGGGAGCAAAATTCCAGAGTGTGACAAAGATAAGCAGAAGGCAGGAAGAGATGGGCAAATCTCTCCTAGCAGTGAACATCAACAGAGCGCAATATGTACAGAACAACCACCTGATTTTCCATACCTCTGTGGTACCTTAGATGATTCCtataaaaagtattacaaaGAGAAACTGAAAGATGCCCAATCCAAGGTTTTGAGGGAGACTTCATTTAAAAGGAGAGATCTGCAACTGTCTTGGCCCCACAGAATCAAGCAGCAGCCAGACAAAAAGCTTTCTGTTGTACCTACCAGTCCTCTATCACAAAATATGCAGCCCAGCTTAGACAAGTTCACTCACCAACTACACAAGCATCAACTTATGGAAAAAGAAAACGTGAAGCATGAACCTGACCTGAGTCAGGAGATTGAGAAAATAATTGAAAAGGAAAAGCCACAGAATATTGCTCAGCCACAGGTTCCTCGGGTGGGGTGTCGGAAGCGTTTGACAGCGGATCAGAAAAAGCTGTCTCACTCTGAGCCTGAGAAGCTACACCAGCTGGCAGATGAACCCACTCACATGACCTGCCGCTCTCTTGGAAATGAAGGTGAAGGTCTTCTCTCAGAGGGTGATCATGGTCTAGTGGCTGCAAGGAAAAAGATGTTCGAAACACGGGGACGTGCCATGTCTGCCTCCAACTTCTCCAAATCATCTCTGAAGAACCTTCAGCAAAAAGCCTTGGCTGCATACATGGAGCGTAAAACTGGTCAAAAAGTTGCTGAGCCTCAGCAGCATGTTCCGCAAGTTCCCAGTCACAGAAATTCAACTGCAGGAAGACTGTTTGACTCTGGCTCTAGATATAATTCAAGCATCGCTGGCTCCAAGAAGCTCCACAGGCCTCTCTCTGCTGGTCGAATTCTTGATTCAGTGTCAAGTTCTGTTAAATACGCTCAGTTCGTAAATGCTCAGCCCCACAGCCACTCGAGGCAGTCCAGCTGGAGGGAGGAGTCCACTAAAGCAGGAAAGTCTTCCTCTGCAGAAAATCTCTTGGACCAGCTGGAACAACTCGAGTTTTTCCGAGCTCGCAGCACCTCGACTCCTTATCCTTTGCAG GTTCCAAAGTATTCAGATGAATTTTCAACCATTCGTAATGAGGACATTTCAAG tgcTCACAGTAAGGTAGAAGGAGATACAGTAGTGTATCACAGTCATACGGTATCGGAACCTGATGACCGGCGGGCACGAAGGATTGCTCCAAGAGGAAAATCTATGGAGGAACTTAGTGTCTCGAAGACCTCAAAGCCTGAAGTTCTCAGCAAAAGCTCAGAGCAGCTTGACCAACTGCAGAGAAAGCAGGCCGTGTCTGGTAAAGATAAAAGAACAGTGTCATTCCTTGCTGAAGGAACTCACACAGAGAAATCGAAATTCAGCTCTGGAGAACACACAAATAACTCTCAGGCAGGCCCTGAGAGGCAGCACTTAACCAGTTCTGTAAAGCATGTATACCCCCATGAGGATAAAATCCAAATGGCACCATACAGCGATGGATCTACAAATGGAGATGACACGGTTATGTCTGTTCATTCCACTGAAGCAGATGAGATCACTTTGGAAACTGGAAG CAAAGAGCAAAACACTTCTTGTCAGTATGTCTCTAATCAGGATATTTCCCTCAGTCATGGAATCACAGCAGTTCCCAATCTATGGACCTCCACACCTGAGATAAATGAGACAAGCAATCGGCCATCTTCTGAAACAACTGTTGTTGAACCCCAAAATACACTTCCTACTCCATGTAGTGAGAGAGAACCCACTCCAACATTTCCTGACATTCAGGATGTAGAGTCGAGCCAGATATCTCCAGTCAACAGGGAACAAGACGGGAATGAAAAGGAGGAGGATGGACCTCTTGTGATTGAAAACAAGGTGCCAGAAGGGAACGGTCCGAAGCAGAAACTAGAGTGGGAGGTGCTGGTTCAGGAGGTGGTTTCAGCTGACCAATCATTAGCTTGCACTCTTTATCCTATAGCCAATCGAAAGACCGCGCTCATGCTGATGGAGCAGTTGTTGTCTGAGGATACTCTTCTAATGGAGGAACACTACAAGAAGAAACAGGAGCAGAAAGTTAATCATCCAGACAG caCTGAGACGCTTGCAGAAGACAAACCATTGAAATCTCCCTCATATCTGAACAATGAAGCTGCTCCCACAAACCAAAAAGCCTGCAACACTGAAACAGATGTCACAGAAATAAAG AGAAAGCTAATAGCACACATAGAGGAGCGTTTGACATCTCTGCAGGAAGTTCGCTCCACCATTCGAGCCGAGGAAAAGGACAATGGGAAACGAGGCGATGCTATAAAGACTCTTGTACGAGAGCGCTGTTTGCCAGCTGAGCTGGAGCGCTACAGACAGTTTATTGGAGACCTGGAGCGGGTTATCAGCCTGCTGCTCTGCCTGTCAGCCCGCCTGGCCCGCGTACAGAACGCCCTCAGCACTGTGGACGACACCATGGACACTGAGGAGAAA CAATCATTGGACAACCGCCACCGTCTGCTGTGCAAACAGAGGGATGATGCCAAAGACTTAAAGGACAACCTGGACCGCCGGGAGCGCGTGGTCTCCGCCTTCCTTTCCAAGCAGCTGACGGACACACAGCTCCAGGAGTACCGCCGTTTCGTCCAGACCAAGGCATCCCTGCTCATTCGTCTGAAGGACCTCGATGAGAAGCAGCGTCTGGGAGAGGAACAGATCGAGGCTTTACTGACCAGTATACCTCGATGA
- the LOC130570297 gene encoding ankyrin repeat domain-containing protein SOWAHA-like: MLIFDTYKEMDLTQEAILNTLIEGNGKVKNVELLSKFKEHLNCGDPAERKQNRDLFKTFVNNIAIVKEFQETKYIVLKKAYHHLLDSYTDQNTPNEKEDEDGSHPEEHQGEQNAHPQYVEGRGSDLKRSPSNVSFIQAALENSKKVNFKPLRSLPFSVPLKSDPDNSHGVVCPAKKEVRTNKPYMLPLRMPPIDISHNKQTAPEHLDNEQKPHSSPQCKRKPTDGVVGTSGSPQLQRHFKTPKQEEPKDLHHFPLDSLEHEWLVKSAAGQWSQVYGLLLKDALLAEKKDFMSGFTALHWAVKSGNLEMVSIIIRESRKSDRGVDINAKSHGGYTPLHIAALHNHLHLINLLLNYGANRNVRDNCGKKAYHYLPKGVPKELKQLLGDPKANHQEVHQVREEFDPYKHLKTPYRLFPSHPMGLKKKNKARGSVTSLCEDGRDEKNEPVLHKQRLFSDVFH, translated from the coding sequence ATGTTGATATTTGATACGTATAAAGAAATGGATTTGACTCAAGAGGCTATTTTAAACACGTTAATAGAGGGAAATGGAAAGGTGAAGAACGTTGAGCTACTGAGCAAGTTTAAGGAGCACCTAAACTGCGGTGATCCGGCAGAAAGGAAACAAAACCGAGATCTATTCAAGACATTTGTCAACAACATTGCCATCGTGAAGGAATTTCAAGAGACCAAGTATATAGTTTTAAAGAAAGcctatcatcatttactggATTCCTACACAGACCAAAACACTCCAAATGAAAAGGAAGATGAAGATGGATCACACCCCGAAGAACACCAGGGGGAACAAAACGCTCATCCCCAGTATGTGGAAGGTAGGGGATCTGACCTGAAAAGATCGCCCAGCAATGTATCTTTCATTCAGGCTGCTCtagaaaatagcaaaaaagtgAACTTTAAACCTCTGAGGTCTTTGCCTTTCTCCGTACCTCTCAAATCTGACCCTGATAACTCCCATGGAGTGGTGTGTCCTGCCAAGAAAGAGGTGAGAACAAACAAACCGTACATGCTGCCTTTACGAATGCCCCCTATAGACATCAGTCATAACAAGCAAACTGCCCCGGAGCATTTGGATAATGAGCAAAAGCCTCATTCCTCACCTCAGTGTAAGAGGAAACCTACAGACGGTGTAGTCGGCACCAGCGGGTCTCCACAGTTACAGAGACACTTCAAGACCCCTAAACAGGAGGAGCCAAAGGACTTGCACCATTTCCCACTCGATTCCCTGGAGCACGAGTGGCTTGTGAAGTCTGCGGCTGGACAGTGGAGTCAAGTGTACGGCCTTCTGTTGAAGGATGCTCTCCTCGCTGAGAAAAAAGACTTTATGTCTGGTTTCACAGCGCTACATTGGGCTGTCAAGAGTGGAAATCTGGAGATGGTCTCTATTATTATTCGAGAGTCTCGGAAAAGTGACCGTGGGGTGGACATCAATGCTAAATCCCATGGCGGCTACACGCCACTACACATTGCTGCCCTTCACAATCATCTACATCTGATCAACCTTCTTCTCAACTACGGCGCCAACAGGAACGTGAGAGACAACTGCGGTAAAAAAGCCTACCATTACCTGCCGAAAGGAGTGCCAAAAGAGCTAAAGCAGCTGCTGGGAGATCCGAAAGCCAACCATCAGGAGGTGCATCAGGTCAGGGAGGAGTTTGATCCGTATAAACATCTGAAAACACCTTACCGCCTCTTCCCCTCTCATCCAATGGGGCTCAAGAAAAAGAACAAGGCAAGAGGGTCAGTCACCTCCTTGTGTGAAGATGGTAGAGATGAGAAGAATGAACCCGTATTACATAAACAGAGGCTCTTTTCTGATGTCTTTCACTAA